One window from the genome of Gadus macrocephalus chromosome 7, ASM3116895v1 encodes:
- the pnpla4 gene encoding patatin-like phospholipase domain-containing protein 4 isoform X3 has protein sequence MLALRSGMEDVLPGDAHKVAADRLWVSVTHAKSGKNSLVGEFSSRDELIMALLASSFVPVYAGLRTLEFRGQKYYDGGFSDGLPLLPSGHTLTVSPFAGRGVNVCPAHTGRSQRHFRHANMNILLSLDNIVRLNQALFPPPLVRMRSLCQQGEEDTLRFLKKEGWLY, from the exons ATGCTAGCTCTACG GAGCGGGATGGAGGATGTCCTGCCGGGCGACGCCCACAAGGTGGCGGCTGACAGACTCTGGGTGTCCGTCACACACGCCAAGAGCGGGAAGAACAGCCTGGTGGGGGAGTTCAGctccagggacgagctgattaTG GCGCTGCTGGCCAGCAGCTTCGTGCCAGTCTACGCCGGACTCCGCACCCTGGAGTTCCGTGGACAG aagTATTATGACGGGGGCTTCAGCGacggcctccccctcctcccctccggcCACACCCTCACCGTCTCCCCCTTCGCCGGGCGGGGCGTCAACGTGTGCCCCGCCCACACGGGACGGTCCCAACGCCACTTCCGGCATGCCAACATGAACAtcctg cTCTCATTGGACAACATTGTGAGGCTGAACCAGGCCCTGTTCCCGCCCCCCCTCGTTCGGATGCGGTCGCTATGCCAACAGGGTGAGGAGGACACCCTCCGCTTCCTGAAGAAGGAGGGATGGCTGTACTAA
- the pnpla4 gene encoding patatin-like phospholipase domain-containing protein 4 isoform X2, producing MAALNLSFAACGFMGIYQLGAAGALLRHGDRLVASLRACAGASAGALVAAVLITAPDKVEHCKDFTYKFAAEVRSQKLGALTPGYDFMLALRSGMEDVLPGDAHKVAADRLWVSVTHAKSGKNSLVGEFSSRDELIMALLASSFVPVYAGLRTLEFRGQYYDGGFSDGLPLLPSGHTLTVSPFAGRGVNVCPAHTGRSQRHFRHANMNILLSLDNIVRLNQALFPPPLVRMRSLCQQGEEDTLRFLKKEGWLY from the exons ATGGCCGCGCTGAACCTTTCCTTCGCCGCCTGCGGGTTCATGGGGATATACCAACTGGGGGCCGCGGGGGCCCTCCTGAGACACGGGGACCGCCTGGTGGCGTCGCTCCGGGCGTGCGCCGGGGCGTCCGCGGGCGCCCTGGTGGCCGCGGTGCTCATCACGGCCCCCGACAAGGTGGAG caCTGCAAAGACTTCACCTACAAGTTTGCGGCCGAAGTGCGAAGCCAGAAGCTGGGAGCCCTGACGCCGGGCTACGACTTCATGCTAGCTCTACG GAGCGGGATGGAGGATGTCCTGCCGGGCGACGCCCACAAGGTGGCGGCTGACAGACTCTGGGTGTCCGTCACACACGCCAAGAGCGGGAAGAACAGCCTGGTGGGGGAGTTCAGctccagggacgagctgattaTG GCGCTGCTGGCCAGCAGCTTCGTGCCAGTCTACGCCGGACTCCGCACCCTGGAGTTCCGTGGACAG TATTATGACGGGGGCTTCAGCGacggcctccccctcctcccctccggcCACACCCTCACCGTCTCCCCCTTCGCCGGGCGGGGCGTCAACGTGTGCCCCGCCCACACGGGACGGTCCCAACGCCACTTCCGGCATGCCAACATGAACAtcctg cTCTCATTGGACAACATTGTGAGGCTGAACCAGGCCCTGTTCCCGCCCCCCCTCGTTCGGATGCGGTCGCTATGCCAACAGGGTGAGGAGGACACCCTCCGCTTCCTGAAGAAGGAGGGATGGCTGTACTAA
- the pnpla4 gene encoding patatin-like phospholipase domain-containing protein 4 isoform X1 translates to MAALNLSFAACGFMGIYQLGAAGALLRHGDRLVASLRACAGASAGALVAAVLITAPDKVEHCKDFTYKFAAEVRSQKLGALTPGYDFMLALRSGMEDVLPGDAHKVAADRLWVSVTHAKSGKNSLVGEFSSRDELIMALLASSFVPVYAGLRTLEFRGQKYYDGGFSDGLPLLPSGHTLTVSPFAGRGVNVCPAHTGRSQRHFRHANMNILLSLDNIVRLNQALFPPPLVRMRSLCQQGEEDTLRFLKKEGWLY, encoded by the exons ATGGCCGCGCTGAACCTTTCCTTCGCCGCCTGCGGGTTCATGGGGATATACCAACTGGGGGCCGCGGGGGCCCTCCTGAGACACGGGGACCGCCTGGTGGCGTCGCTCCGGGCGTGCGCCGGGGCGTCCGCGGGCGCCCTGGTGGCCGCGGTGCTCATCACGGCCCCCGACAAGGTGGAG caCTGCAAAGACTTCACCTACAAGTTTGCGGCCGAAGTGCGAAGCCAGAAGCTGGGAGCCCTGACGCCGGGCTACGACTTCATGCTAGCTCTACG GAGCGGGATGGAGGATGTCCTGCCGGGCGACGCCCACAAGGTGGCGGCTGACAGACTCTGGGTGTCCGTCACACACGCCAAGAGCGGGAAGAACAGCCTGGTGGGGGAGTTCAGctccagggacgagctgattaTG GCGCTGCTGGCCAGCAGCTTCGTGCCAGTCTACGCCGGACTCCGCACCCTGGAGTTCCGTGGACAG aagTATTATGACGGGGGCTTCAGCGacggcctccccctcctcccctccggcCACACCCTCACCGTCTCCCCCTTCGCCGGGCGGGGCGTCAACGTGTGCCCCGCCCACACGGGACGGTCCCAACGCCACTTCCGGCATGCCAACATGAACAtcctg cTCTCATTGGACAACATTGTGAGGCTGAACCAGGCCCTGTTCCCGCCCCCCCTCGTTCGGATGCGGTCGCTATGCCAACAGGGTGAGGAGGACACCCTCCGCTTCCTGAAGAAGGAGGGATGGCTGTACTAA
- the LOC132461243 gene encoding general transcription factor II-I repeat domain-containing protein 2-like, producing MVFGDMTAKEELLTILPLKGHTRGSDIFDTFMEFVSKSNLPLFKLTSITTDGAPSMVGRTAGFVVLCKLSESFPDFLSYHCIIHQQQLCGKILNMKDVMDVAMNIACSVRARSLQRRLFRAQLEEAGADHTDLLLHTDVRWLSRGRFLKRFLELLPEIKEFLKHSTTHAVAYSQLDDGQWLTDLAFLTDVTNKINDLNLELQGKGKHIANMISSVNAFKTKLRLLLSRLQRCDLRRFPHMEAELCRQGKESVELSDAYAQQIQSILSEFERRFADFASIEPVAQFLCFPFANVDVHCIAPQIATLFSLDGSAVENEILTLTNDIELKARATPGISGEFWNLLLEEKYPSLRQCALNMSSLFGSTYLCESAFSHMKIIKSKYRTTLTDDHLAACLRLALSSYRPDYEKLADSSQCQKSH from the coding sequence ATGGTTTTTGGCGACATGACGGCAAAAGAGGAGCTCCTGACCATTTTGCCTTTGAAAGGGCACACAAGAGGGTCAGATATTTTTGACACTTTTATGGAGTTCGTCAGCAAGTCTAATCTACCTCTCTTCAAACTGACATCCATCACAACTGATGGGGCTCCATCTATGGTTGGGCGCACTGCTGGGTTCGTTGTTCTGTGCAAGCTTTCGGAATCTTTCCCGGATTTTTTGAGCTACCACTGCATCATTCATCAACAACAGCTGTGCGGCAAGATTTTAAATATGAAGGACGTCATGGATGTTGCGATGAATATCGCTTGCTCTGTTCGGGCCAGGAGTTTACAGAGGCGTTTATTCCGTgcccagctggaggaggcaGGTGCAGACCACACAGATCTGCTGCTGCACACCGACGTCAGGTGGCTGAGCCGTGGCAGATTCCTCAAAAGATTTTTGGAACTTTTGCCCGAAATTAAAGAGTTCCTGAAACACTCAACAACCCATGCTGTTGCTTATTCCCAGCTGGATGACGGTCAGTGGCTCACTGATTTGGCCTTTCTCACCGATGTCACCAATAAGATCAATGACTTGAATCTCGAGCTGCAGGGGAAAGGAAAGCACATCGCCAACATGATCAGTTCAGTGAACGCATTTAAAACAAAGTTACGCCTGCTGTTAAGCAGGTTGCAGCGGTGTGACCTGAGGAGATTTCCACACATGGAGGCAGAGCTCTGCCGCCAGGGCAAGGAAAGTGTGGAGCTGTCAGATGCTTATGCGCAACAAATTCAAAGCATTCTATCGGAGTTTGAGCGCCGGTTTGCGGACTTTGCTTCCATTGAGCCCGTTGCCCAGTTCCTATGCTTTCCATTTGCAAATGTTGATGTTCATTGCATTGCCCCCCAAATAGCCACGCTCTTCAGCCTGGACGGCAGTGCTGTGGAGAACGAAATTCTTACTCTCACAAATGACATTGAGCTAAAAGCAAGAGCAACACCTGGCATAAGTGGCGAATTTTGGAACCTGTTGCTGGAAGAGAAGTATCCAAGCCTCAGACAATGTGCACTGAATATGTCTTCCCTTTTTGGATCAACATATTTGTGTGAGTCTGCCTTTTCTCACATGAAAATCATCAAGTCGAAGTACAGAACGACATTGACTGATGACCACCTTGCGGCCTGCCTAAGGCTGGCGCTCAGCTCCTACCGCCCGGATTATGAGAAGCTTGCTGACTCCTCCCAGTGCCAGAAGTCTCACTAA